The genomic DNA ACCGTGCGTTTTGTACCTCGCTGTATTGTAGGTACTTAGCTAACGTACATCTCAACGAAGCATCAGCGCAgcaccccccccctctcgTGCTTGCACAGCCACAGCGCGACGCATTTCATGCAACGGAATGTACTTGGTGGCCGTCGCGTCGACTCTCCAGACCACCCACTTCGTCCTGTAAACTGCCTGAAATGAGAATCCTGCATGCATGTTCTTGCCATGCTCGTTTTTCgtcccttttttttttcgcaTTGTCGACACCCAAGCGACCAGCCACGTCAATGTGTTGACGGGATGAAAATGTCGTCAGACGGGCACAAAGGCCTCCGGCGGCCTGCCTCTCTCTCACTGGAGCATGAGGCCCGTGCCTGTGGGGACAGCAGGCACGCCACCTCCACTACCCCTCGGGCGCAACGACGAGCTTCCCACCTCAGATCTGACCGGCACCTCACAAAGAGAGTCGTGCATCCTGACAACCACCCAATTCCACCGGGTCAACAAACGCGAcagcctcccgccgccggcccagtGCAGCTCTATCGCCAGTAAGGTGCCCGCCTGCACgcccgccactgccgcgccgtcgtctcttGAGCATTGTGCTGCCGCTTTGTCGTGCGCACAGCGACCCTCCAGCCGGAAGCGCGAACGGTTTCTCTCGGTCTCTCAatctctttctctctcgcCTTCCCTCTCCGTCTCGCGATCCTCCACCCGCccaccggcaccggcaccgcgAGCGAAGcatccctccccgccgccgcgccgcccgccccgccacGATGGGCAACACCACGAGCGCGGTCCTGGACAACATTGTCCAGGGCTCCAACTGTGaggcccgacgccgacccatcgaccagccagccggcaATGGAAGAAGTGGCTGACCAAGGTTTTTGCAGTCGACAGAGAGGAGGTTGACCGGTTACGGAAGCGGTTCATGAAGCTGGACAAGGTACGCGGGGTTCCCCAGCGGGACGAGTCACTCCCTCCTGCGGATATGCCCCCGGCGCATCGCTGACGCTTTCGACCTAGGACAACTCGGGCACGATCGAGCGCGACGAGTTCCTGAGCCTGCCCCAGATCTCATCGAACCCATTGGCGACGCGGTACGCGAGCAGTCCCCCTCCCTTGCCAGATGCACACGCCCTCGATTtgtgcggcggcaaggtcatgTCTCGTAAAGAAATCCTGGTTCACTAACGCAACAGCTTTCGGCGCACAGCATGATCGCCATtttcgacgaggacggcggcggcgacgtcgactttCAAGAGTTCGTGTCGGGCCTCAGCGCCTTCAGCAGCAAGGGCAACAAGGAGCAGAAGCTGCGGTTCGCGTTCAAGGTCTACGACATTGACCGCGACGGCTACATCAGCAACGGCGAGCTCTTCATCGTGCTCAAGATGATGGTGGGCAGCAACCTCAAggaccagcagctgcagcagatTGTCGACAAGACCATCATGGAGGCGGACCtggacaaggacggcaagatcAGCTTTGAGGAGTTTACAAAGATGGTGGAGAATACGGACGTGAGCATGAGCATGACCCTAGGTACGTTGATTCTCTTGGGACTCGTTACCCCCTTTCCCATTGTGTGGGCGATTACGCGTGGAGAGAATGTTATGGTTATGCACGTTGATGGGTGCATGGATGGATTCGTGACAAGAAAAGTTTACTGACGCCCTCGCAGACCAATTTTGAGAAAGCTTCGTCCCGTCCGGGGTCGCTGGCAGACCGCCGCGGTGGACCAGCCTTTGCTGGGCATCGAAGAATTAGTGTCATGATAATGATGATTTGGGTTCAGCAAGCAGTGAGAGCTATCCCCGATGTCCATCCTTGCCTCCGTGAGCACGGCCCGGTCACTGTAGGCCGGCACTTTCTTCCGTGTGTCGATGAAGACACGGCCGCTCAATGCCAAAGGTACACTCGTCGAGTGCTATATGGCCCTAGTATATATGGCCTGGACCAAAACCTACGAACTAACGTCAGATGTCTCTTCTACCCCAATTCCATCTCTCCATCTTTCTATCTCTTCTCTATTTCCTTCCTTTTGGCTCTCTCTGCGATACGTAACATGCCCGCATCCGCGGCTTAGCTCGTATCGCTGAGAAACACCGAGTTCCGCACCGCCAAACGACCCTGACTTGACGTGAAGAtggacgcccgccccgggcTGCATACGTATATATACATTCGTCCCCCGACTTCACTTCCTTCCGTCCAGGAAcagctacgtacgtacgatTCGAGTGCAATTCTCGAGTTTTTTGGACCACGATGTGCATCGCGTCTTTCCCCGTGCCCCcgcacacccccccccctccttcttccccctATGTGATCCTGGCACAGAAACAAAAGGAAAGGAAAGTGTACATGACAtgggaagaagagagagaaaacgGAGACAGCGCGATAGGATGCTGGCTACAACTATCCTGCTGGTTTGTTGAGTCCGCCCAAGGGAGAGGATTAGGAAAAAATGAATCAGCAAGATCGGCAAGAAGGGTCGTTTTTGGTGGTACAACTCGACTgtgccaaaaaaaaaaaaaacaagaGGAGGAGTATAATTACTATAAAAAAATTAAGACATACAATAGCCGGTGTTCGCTGGCCGTCACCGATCCAGCTACTAATCTGCCGGTCAGCGGCTTGACTCTGGGGGAGCAGACGGGACCCCGTATTTTACGCTGCCTGTGATCGTATGTGATGTACAGATGAGGCAAATCATCTTTTAAACGCTTCCTCGGATATGGTGAGAACATGGAggggccgcgcgcgcgccatggtGACGCATTATCGAATTGTTGAGCAGCCGGGTGTTTCACACCCGAGGCAGAAAGTGCCTACCCTATAGCCCTCCGTCGTGCACGACGCGGCGACCGACAACAGACAGGGGGGGAAGAACAATCATCTACGAAACCGTCCGTCACGAGCTTGAACCTGCACCGTCGTCGAAAGGAGTCACATCCTGTgcgaagggaggggggggtggggggtaAGGTGACGTAGTAGCGGTCGTGATCGAttctcgtcgcgggcgatgTGTGTGGCGCCCCCGCGTGACGGACGGGGCGCGTCGTCCAGTATGGTACTTTTCCGTACATCACGACTCAGagtctccccctccccccctccagtCAGACAGTCGAGCCATAGGacggtgggggggggggaacggCGGCCCATTCTGGAAAAAGTGAAACCTGCACCGagaggccaggccaggcctGGTCTGGGTATGCACCCGAGGCACGAAGTGTAGTACGACAAAGAAAGTATGGCAGGCGCCAGACTGTGTTGAGTCTTGTTTTCATCgtcgttttttttttgttgttttctttcttttcttttttcttcctttcAGGCGAACAGGGCCATCGTTGTGCTCATCATCGTATGATGATCGCGCTGCGCTAGCTACGTATGTACAATGTTCCAAGgaaaagagaagaaaaaaaagaaaaggcgaagaaaggggggcgttccgtggcggcgaggcgagaaCTCCGAGTGCCGCGTGTAAGACAGAAAGAGCCGTGGAGCCCGCCGAAAACCGGGTAGctgggtcggcggcggcggcggcggcggcgttggagcGAGCTAGCGAGCAAGgaccagcgacgacgacgacgacgacgacgacgacgacgataccCGATCCGTGGTGGCGTTGGGATGATGGGTGGCAGGGCTCGTCGTCTGAAGGCGTTGTAGAGTTGACATGCGACTGACTGTGGgacaaaagggggggggggggggaagagggggacATCCTGGAACACCGACCGGGGTTGTCTGGTCAGGACCAGTTCAGGTCAGGCAGGTCAGATGAACGCAAGGCATCTATGCGTCCGGGCTGCGCAACAAggagcgcgcgggcgggcgcagtGACAGGTGCCATCTTTTCCCCGTTTGCGTGTCCGCAGTCGCGTGGTTGCTGATCACGCGCGGGGCGAGTTTCACGGgggtgaagaagaagaagaagaagaagaagaaggagaaggggcGGGCCTTCTCTTCTGCTGAATGTCTACCTACCGCCGGGAGCCTGGATGCTCTAACTACCACGCGAGGCgacgcgcggcgaggcgagatCCGCCGCCGGGTGGTAGTATTCCGTggagcctcctcctcggacCCGACAATCTCAATCTGACGTCTTCAGCTGCGGTTCCGCTGctgtcgtcctcgaccggAGAAGCAGGACCGGCTGAGTCCCGGAAAGGCCATCCCCATgccaccacccccccccccctccaaaTTCAGGTGCGGTGGCGCGGATACGCGATAGGCCCTGGGCACGCAGAGGTGAGTCCCTGAGGATGCaacagcgacagcagcaagcagggACACTTTCCGCCGTCTGGCTCATGGTTGGACCGACTGGGTGGGTGTTtcgaagaagagaaagaggTGGTGTGGAGTGCTATTCTTGTGTGGTTTTCTTTTGTCGTTGTCCTACCCGCCTAGAGCGGGCGGTCGTGCGCGAAATGCCTGCCTGTCGCAGCCAGGCGACCGGTAACCAAGCAAAGTAGGTACAATGGGAGGGTTGATGGGTtggtggggggagggcgtGTCGACCGGCATGACGACCTTTGGCTGGCCCTCAGCGCGGGGAGTGGAAGCACAAAGGAGAGCCGTTTGCGCCAATGGGGGGGTTCCCAGGGAAAGGTCTACTCCTCTGTACGACCGTGGCGGCATGTAATGTACAGTACAGTCGTTGTACAGACGTAGTCATATCTCAGGGGTCACTAAGCTGGTGGCGCCTGCGAGGCGCTCGATGGCATCGTGAGCGGCGCCAACCAGGCAAAGAGCCAGCCTGCATGACATGGCATGGGCCATGGGGGATGCCGGctggcacggcgccgcgggatctgcgccgccgctgctgccctccTGCTTATTAGTACagtaccaccaccagcatgACGTGCTTCTCGGCAGGCCGGACGGCACTCCGCCAACACCAGGATGACGGATGAAGTCTCCGGCTCAAAGGTTCCCGGGAGCATCTTGGGCGGCTAAGAGTGGGCCGGCCTCccgggccgctgcggccTGTGCGTCTCTGGTTAGATTGAAGGCCGATTTGACGTCGCGTTGGGAAATAAATAGCTCCCTCTGTTTGTTTGGCACCGACTTACAGCAGGACGAGGCTGACGATATTGCCATGTAGTATACGTAGTACTATACCGACGCAACTATAGGTGGTGTCCGCCACTCctcctactcctcctccttgacggcAGCGCCTGGGGCCGCGTAATATGCGGCCAGCCAGATCGACGAGACCATTGGCCATCGACGGTGCTCCGTCAAACTCGAGCGACTGCCCATCTCATGCGTCGGATGCTCGCTCGTGCTTCGGGTCCTGCACTTGGCGCGGCACACACCCCGCCGCCAGGTCCAGGGCCCTgatgctgcgctgccgtccGCCCTGCCCGAGCCGCTGCCAGCTAGGTTCCCTCTGCTACGACAAGCTGAGTTGGCGCGTAACTTTACATCCGGGGCTTGTCGCgatcgtcgcccgccctgcgAGAACAGCTGTTGTTGCAAGGGCTCTCGTCTCAGTCCCCGAGAAGCCGATGCCGCGAAAACAAAGTTTCGCTCATGGTGTGCTTTTTGTGCCAGTCAAACGCTTCCTTTTCCTCATGATGCGCCAGCGTGTCCGGCCCGCTGGCCGACCCAAGAGAAATCCGTGGTCCCAGACGACAGGGCTGCATATGCAGGACCACGCTTTGGGGGCGCGCTGTTCAACGAACCGTTGCGACTGGACTGACACAACCCCTGCTGTCGATCACGGCGCCTCCTCAcacggccccccccccccccctcccccttaCTAGATATTTTCGACGAACAGCCGCATCAGTAGTTCAAGACCCTGGCAGACGGTACATCCCGATCGGGCAAGTAAGAAGCAATGAACCACCACAGCACGGGGCTGAAGAATCCTGCTCGGGAATGCCAGGGAGCACTGGGAGAAAGCACCTTGTCCGGGATCAAACGGCGACGCTTTGCTAGTCGAGGACGAAACAGGAATTTGCAGCCGCAGAGCTTCCCGAaaagcccccctccccccttcgAAGCTGGGCTCGAAACTGCACGTACGTGTTCTGTGCGTGCGCTCTTGTCTTTCTTTTgcgggtgtgtgtgtgtgcgctGGCCCACCCGACACAGGGCATCATCGCCTGGACCGCGGCCCTTGACGTGTCCGCATTCCTTGATGCACCGTGATGCCTTCGCCGCCAGCTGCATATGTGCCGCGTTAGCCCCCTGTTTTAGCCAACCTCGGATCCACCTCTTGCGACACCCCAGATGgcccctcctctccttcaAAGCCGACGTTCGTCGCACATTGTCGAGCCGTCACTGAGCCAAGCACGGTCCGGCTGCCAGGGTCATATCAGCCCGCCCAccaacccctcccccttgCTGTAGCATGCTTTGCCTTTGCGACGGAGAAGGGCCTGTTGCACGAGACAGGGCCATTCTTTCCGCGAATCCGGGGAGTTCGATGTGTCTTTTCGATAACTCGCACACCTCACTGCGCAAACTCGTTTCCGCTCCGCTCCTGCAGCCCTGTCCGAGAAGGAATCCGTCAGTaccgccctccctccctggGGGCGGGGGGTAGGAGCCACCCGCGAACTCGCACCGCGCTCCGGATAGTTGGAAGATCCTCCCCCGTCTTCAGCCACTAGATGTTTGATGGTCGTCCAGCACGCCAAGCCTGAAAACCTTCTTCCCTCTTTCCGCTTCGTGAGTGACCGGCATGCCTCTCGCTGCTTTCTGCCCATGAGTGGCATGGCCGTTTACGACAACCAACAGTgagaaaaggggggaaaggtAAGAATAAAGGACAATCAAAAGCGTTCTACTCCACTGTATACCTTGTAATGCCACTCCGTGCGCCATGCCTCCCAAAAAAGCATGCCAAGTCTATCCCAGATGGCGCCCCATGCTGCGGCTCGTCCTTCTATAAGCCTCGGCCCACACTGTTCAACGCCCTCGCCTTGTACCACTGAGTCATATCCAGGCATGTAGTCCGTCATGAAAGAGGGACGATGAGCATCGAGTTGTCTTTCTCTCTTAAAAAGCAAGAGTGAttcgttgtcgtcgcggccgcggcggtgtgTCCGATGCTATGATCCCATGACGTCGCATGTTTCGAGACACCCGAGCTCCAACGCCCTGTTCATCAATGTCTTGCCTGTCCCGCAGCCTCAGTTGTCGGAGGACCGCCCAGTATACAGATATTCTCTTGCACTCGTGGAGTCCCATTATCGATCGTCCTTTCTGGAGTCAGGTTACGCCTTGCAGTTCGGTGCCCGCCGGTTGGTCGTTCGTGCTCCTATCGTCGGAAAGTCGCCCAGACAGCCTGCTTCTGGTACAATAAATCAAAGACACATTCGAATTTTGTCCACAAACAACGATGCCATCTCTGAGCGCTCAGAcgtgtcctcggcggcggctcggcgctgATGAATGCTCGATGCTCATCTAGCGGAGCGCACATGACCACCCCTCCAGTGGGCGACAAAGTCTGGATTTGGTTGCTTGCTGCGAAATCCGCTCGAATGGTCAACGTAAGCTCGCTGTGTCAggcgtcgtgggcatcgGGGCCGGGCTTCTCGATTCATCGTCGCCCGGGCGTTGCTGGAGGGCTGCTGGTGATCCTTGCCCTTTTCAAGTACAAGGAAGCGAGTTTGAGCACCGTtattgccgtcgtcgcggctATGGAGTGGCCGGGGATTTGGTCTCATCACGGTCGCCTACCCTCATTGACCATTGACTCGAAAAGATCCAAACATTCCTCgagtgctgcagcagcatcggctGGTTAGTTTGGCGCTGGTCGTTGGGTGTGGGCAAGGGGCTTACCGCTCTCGATCTGGTCTTCCCAGACACCATACTGATAGTCTACCAGGCCATGCCGCTCTATACCGTCACACAAGCGGATCAACTCGTCCCCCATCTTCTTGACCGTGTCCTCCGACATTAGCTTTTGACCCCTTCCGGGGGGCTGCCCAGACTCCATCATCGTTTTTTGCTGAAaagccagcgccagccatgCGTGGTTGAAATCATTCCAGAGCTTTATCCTCTCTTCGTGAAGATTCGCGTCGTCCTGACTTAGGCCTGTCTTAGGCGTTAGCAACGGCGTGGCAGTACACGAAACACCGGGAAGATGTACCGAGATCTGCCACCTGCGTTAAGAGCCAGTTCGAAAGGCTGAGAAGTGTCTCTGCGGCGCTTTCCAGGGAACCAGCCTTGACGTCTTGGAACACAGTTCCCAGCTGTCTCTGGTAATTCATCCACTTCTCTTCCAAGCCCGTGTCGTGGTATTCGTGATTCTCGGACGCCCCAACACCAGCAGCCGGCTGTTGCATGGCGGTGACGTTGGAGATACCCCCGCCGTAGCCGACGGGTGCGTTACTTTGCTGATACAGGCCTGACGAGCTTGAGCCGTGGCCGCTAGCCTGTTGCAAActcgaagacggcgcggAGCCTGCATCTGAGCTACCAAAGTACGTCGAGGCGACGTCCGAGGTCATCATCTGCATTGCCGCTTGCTGACGCTGGGCGAACTGCTGTGTGTCGTAGACGGGTGTGCTCGGCTGCGCAACGTTGTACATCATCATCCCAGCGCTGTAGCTGCCGAAGCCTTGATTTTGCCCGCGCGAGTCTGGCCCGTAGTCTTGACCGTAAGACATGGCTGTCGTCGACATGTTTGGCGTCGAGAATGCGGTTTGCGATTCCTGATAGTACGAGCTGTAGTTGTTGGCGACGCCCATGCTTCGTGGCGTCGAGGGATCCGTAGCaagcggcgctgggcggaaCCTCTCCGACGTGCCACCTGCGATGGCGCTGCTGTGGGTGATTGGGTCTTGGTGCGGGTATCTCAAGTTCGACGTGTGACGGGCAGGCGCTTCATtctgcctcctccttcgACTGGGGTCATCCATGCCCCGGGGCGCGGTCCTCGGTATGCAGACAGCCCGGCTTTAAAGCCTGCACTGTACGTCTGCGCCGCTGGGGCCGAGGAAATGGTCGgtaccgccgcggccaatCCCACTGCCCTTGTTTTTGGCGACCGCGAAGACTCGGTGCAGGTGGGCTTCAGAGAGGAGGCCCGATAGTGGCGACCGTGTAGTTGTGTGGTGAAGTGAGCTTTCGCGATGTTTTCCCGTGGATGCTGGTAAGCAAGGCGCGAAGGTCGCGTTTGAGACGCCCTTATGAAGAGTCGCCAAGTGGTGAGATGGCCGTGAAAGCAAACGCGGGACCAGTGTCCTAGCTCCCAAGCCCGTTGTTATGCGTCGTGTTGGTCTACacgcgccgacgccgtgtcTGAAATGCAGCAATGTCCTGCGCAGTTATACGACCTCCGGCGCTTGTCGAAAGATGGAGCAGTGCTTAGAGATGAAAATGTCTGGGCAGTGATTGCCGAGTGGTCCGGCTGCCCTTTCAATAAAGACTTTGGCGGAGCAAGGCGTGTGGTGATTCATGCCTTGGTGGACGGCATGAAATGAGCGACCGAGATAGATGTAGAGTCCCACAGAAAGCCACCTAATGGCGTCTACGAGGCTTCCAAGTTGTACTTGTAGCAAGGTGGGTGGTGAGAAGCTGCCGAAGTGTACTTGTCAGAGCTGGTGGGAGTCACGAGTCGTGCTGGGAGGATCCTGGGACAGTCCATGCAGCGCCGCCCCAGCATGACAAGTCGCCCCTGCCCGATCTGCTGGGGCTGTTTAAAGAAAGCCGCACCAGGGTCTCAGTGGCTGGCGAAGCTGCTGCGAGTCAGGCTGTCGTCTGCTGGCTCTTGATTACCTTCACTGGGTGTAGGAGAGGGAGGACTTTGGACAGGACGGCCCTGATTATAAGGTCCCCTCGATTCAGCCAGGCAGACAAAGGTGTGGAGCTGCAAGGAAGAAGCAACAAGAGGCCGTGTGCGTAAACACAGCGACATGCGTGGCGACAGTTGGAGAGGCGCTCGTGTCTTATACACCAACGGCCCGGGGGCATATCTGGGTCCCACAAAGGTAAAGGTCGGCGGCCGTTTACTGTTTGCGAAGTCCGCGCGTGTGCCAAAGACGAGGCCAGTGGGCCGGGAGAAAGCATTCTAAGACCCGACACGGGGGAGTGATGGCTGACCAAGACACCACCTTGGTACTACTTGTGCCAGGACACCTTGACAGCCTTGAACATGAGACTGAGCAGGGGCAGCGTCCGGACGTCTTTCTGAGGGGCTGGCCGCTGTCCTGCAGTGTTTCGAGCTGAGGGCAGGCCTACCCGATAGTAAAGGCCATCTTCACCGTGCTGTCGACGACACTAATGATAGAAGGTTTGGTTCCGGTCCGCGTTGGGCCGATTCGACCTTGCATCGCGGCGCCCTGCAGGCCTTGGGCCAGCCCCGTCCAGGCAAGATTTGGAAGCAGTACCGGGGGTGATGGGCCATCTGAGGCAGAGTGGTCACGGCTTGCAAACTCTTTGGAGCCGACAGGGCAGAGCTaagacggaggaggaagggggtCGGGTTGCCAGCCGCGCCTCAGGGCGGACAGTCCCGGATGGTCGTCAGGTACATACTACATGCTCGCCCCGGAACGTGAGCAGTGGCCCTCTGCATCGTGCCTGGTCGAGACAGCCAAGGCACTGGCTGGGATTCGGCACCCGTCGATGCCCAGCTGGGCTTGTTCCCTCAATGCAAATGGAGATCGCTGAGACGTGACCTTCTCAGTAACAAGGTCCGTGTGGCTGTCGCCGTATGGAgtgcttcgtacttcgtacacacTCTTGTGAAAAAGAATGGGGAGAGAGATGGAAAGGACGGAAGTTGGTGGGGTGTTATTCCGtcaagggaggggggggggaggggtgttGTTCTGTAACAGGGTACGAGGacgccgtccgtcccttgGGGTGCGGGACTGGCcccaggtacgaagtaccgagcccagccaagcccagcccagcccagcccagccagtcCAGGGCCTGAAGTCGCTTCGCCAACGCGCCTCTCACAGGGCTTTTGCAGCGGCCCGCGTGGTTTGAGACAGCGCCCCTGCCATGCCTTTGCCTGAACAGTTGGTGACATTGAAACGGAATGTGGCGGGTCGACATCTTTGACAATGCTTGGGTGACCGAGAAGGACCCGGGACGGTTGTAAACAATTCCGTTGCGGGCAGGACACCAGAATCATGTCCGAAGGCCCCAAGTCTCGAGTTCTGGTCAAGACTGTCCGGCGCACGCAGCActccgccgcgctcgtgATGGCTGTCCCGTTCGGCGCGCCAGCAACGGGCGGGCTCGTCAACGGTCAGATTGGTTGGTCGGCAGCCCACGAAGGGGAATGGCGTTAAACATTTGCAGGGAGGCGTCTGATTAGCAATGGGGCCAGAGTTGTGGTGGCGGTCCCAAGAGCCTGGGATCGAATGCCACTGGGCGAATCAATGAGAAGGGGTCGTGTTCTTGACCGTGCCCTAGCAGCCGGCCCTGTGAGAAAAGGGTCGCGTCGCAAACGCAAATTCGGCCGGCAGGCCAGAAGCAAGCCACAGAGACCAGGGCATATAAGACAGCAAGCCATTGGTCTAACGTCCCTCGGTGCGGAAAGCAAACTGGGAGGAAACAGCAGAATAAAAATCGAGAAGCCGAAAAATCACGGCCGGCTTTGGCAAAACGGGATTCCGGTGAACTGCTGGCGAGCGTTGCCATCGACAGCTGGGCGGGGGCGCGAAGAAAGCTTAGATGCGAGCCAAGAACaggggggggtgggtgaGGCTGTTGCCCAGTCCTGGGCGAAATGACCTGATGATGCGTGTAAGCGCTGTCGATGAGCAACGGCAAGCAACACGGGTCGATGCTGGTGCCCAACAAATGCCCCAGTCGGCACTGGGGTAGTGACTTTGGTTTGACGCAGCGGGATGGATGCAACGGCAAACAGGTTTGCAATCAAACGGCGCGCCCCTGGCTGCCCGACGTCCCAAGCGACGGGCAAGGCTGTCGATGACTTTTGGCACCCGAGCTGGAGAGGCTGtgccgagctgggcggccgggTGTAAGAAACCCTTGATGCGCGATCTCGCCTCGAACCAGAATACGCACTAATTAGCATGCCATTCTGCAAGCTCACGGAGCCGGCAATTGAGACCCGAGCCCAGCGAGAGCTGCGTAACGGCCGAGGGATCGCCTGCAGGGCTGGTGGTCCAGGTACCTAGTAGGGACTAGCGGCTCGCGCGATTCAAGCGTTCGTGGAGGGTACCTGTCCAGCCATGTCAGCGTCATTGTCCCTGCCGGACGACAGGAACCTGGGAAGCCCGAGAGGATAGCATGCCCGACAAAggcaagacgccgccgctgccaccgccgctaTATGGGACTACATGTTGCGCCGGCCGAAGGAAATCCGGCAGCGTGGACGTGTGGCACCTTGTCGATCAGGGGAAGTCCAACAAGAGCAATACTTGGAGATTTGGCGTCGACTAGTGATTGCCATCCTCAGCGCTCCCGGACAATACCGGAGCATTGCATCAATCGCGTTCATGTCGACGCCTTgtagcgcagcgcagcgcagacGTGCGCCATGCACGTCGAATACGAGTGTTTCGTCAATGCTGCGGCAGGATCAGCCTCCTTGGCCGACTCATCAAGCGAAGCCTTTGTTCGTCCAGCGCGGGGGGCTGCTTTGCTGTGGGGCCAGAGCAGGAAAACCTGCAGACAAAGACAAGCAACCTTCTTTTGgcgattttttttttttcctgtTCAATAACATGCTCGTTGACACACCCCAGCAGCTTGAGGCATGCCTGCGTCTCGGCGGCAATGAACGCCCGGAAACTTCAGCGTAGCGGCAAGTGTGCCTTTGAAGTTTCGATACAGCGGGTCGTCATAGCGCGTTTGTGCGGAAAGATGTCCACGACCCGCCGAGTgccggacggcgaggcctgATACCTGGGGCCGCGTCGCCATTGTCTCGCGAGGAAAGCCGTTGTTGGTAGGCTTGAGGAAAGACGGGGGGGGCCGTGTTCCATGTTGTGGGCGTGCGTTGGGAAACCTAAAGCTCACGTGCCGGGGCTATGGGATTGTGTGGATGTACCTCAATACTATAAGGTAAGTAGACaccttaggtacctaggtagtatATACCTGCCTTGTAGGCACCATACGAAGTACCCACCTTAGTGAGTCTCTGTTGGTGATGCAGAGCAAGGAGGCAGCCACCGCAAAGCAGGAGTAGGAAGGAACGacacaacacaacacaaGGAGACAGCAGTCTGACCAATGCTAGCGGCGACACCAGCTTCCTTGTTGCTTCATACCTAGGTAATGCTGGGGAGTTATGTATTTCCCCGGTTTCAATGCACATTTAGGGTATGCTTGCGCCCGACGCTTCGTCCGTTCGTAGGACGAACGATACCCTGTCCTGGCTGACGGGTTCTGATATGCGACGGCGACAATTGGCCCCCAAGCCTAGCTTGAGCACGCCCAGCGCGTACGTATACATACATGCCTAGCCTTGAGATGGGCAATATCTGCTACGATGACCACGAATGCCAGCAGTGTCACCATGGCGCGTCAAGCCCCCACCACGATTTGCTATGAGACGGACTTGTCGGCGCGGGTGCGGCtatgcacgcacgcacgcacgcacgcacacacgccgcACCGCCAGGCACAGgagaaagagaagaagaggctTGCGTCTCATC from Purpureocillium takamizusanense chromosome 4, complete sequence includes the following:
- the CNB1 gene encoding Calcineurin subunit B (EggNog:ENOG503P06Y~COG:T) codes for the protein MGNTTSAVLDNIVQGSNFDREEVDRLRKRFMKLDKDNSGTIERDEFLSLPQISSNPLATRMIAIFDEDGGGDVDFQEFVSGLSAFSSKGNKEQKLRFAFKVYDIDRDGYISNGELFIVLKMMVGSNLKDQQLQQIVDKTIMEADLDKDGKISFEEFTKMVENTDVSMSMTLDQF
- a CDS encoding uncharacterized protein (EggNog:ENOG503P3BD), which translates into the protein MDDPSRRRRQNEAPARHTSNLRYPHQDPITHSSAIAGGTSERFRPAPLATDPSTPRSMGVANNYSSYYQESQTAFSTPNMSTTAMSYGQDYGPDSRGQNQGFGSYSAGMMMYNVAQPSTPVYDTQQFAQRQQAAMQMMTSDVASTYFGSSDAGSAPSSSLQQASGHGSSSSGLYQQSNAPVGYGGGISNVTAMQQPAAGVGASENHEYHDTGLEEKWMNYQRQLGTVFQDVKAGSLESAAETLLSLSNWLLTQVADLGLSQDDANLHEERIKLWNDFNHAWLALAFQQKTMMESGQPPGRGQKLMSEDTVKKMGDELIRLCDGIERHGLVDYQYGVWEDQIESALEECLDLFESMVNEGRRP